The Plasmodium vinckei vinckei genome assembly, chromosome: PVVCY_09 genome includes the window TCTTCCTGCTGTAATACAAATAGCTAATGTCTCGACTCTTCCTGGAATTGTTAAAGCCTCTATTGCACTACCTGATGTACATGCAGGTTATGGATTTTCAATAGGCAATGTTGCAGCATTTGATAtgaataatgaaaaagcTGTTATATCCCCAGGGGGGGTAGGTTTTGATATAAATTGTGGAGTCAGATTAATTCGaactaatttattttacaatgATATTAAAGATAAACAAGAAGAATTAGCCCAACTACTTTTTAATCATATACCAGTAGGTGTTGGGTCTCAaggatttattttatgtaatcaaaataatttagatgATGCATTAAATTTAGGTATGGATTGGTCAGTTAAAGAAGGATATTCATGGATTGaagataaattaaattgtGAAGATAATGGTAGAAGTTTATATGCTAATAGTGATTATGTATCTGTTCgagcaaaaaaaagaggGATTACACAAATGGGCACATTAGGTGCTGGCAATCATTATGCAGAAATACAAATTGTTGATGAaatttatgataaaaaaagtgcTAAATTAATGGggattgaaaaaaaaaatcaagtATGCATTATGATCCATTCAGGCAGTAGAGGATTGGGACATCAAATTGCTACTGATGCATTAAtagaaatggaaaaaattatgagcaaatataaaataaatgtaataGATAAACAATTAGCTTGTACACCTATTCATTCACCTGAAGGACAAAACTATTTAAAAGCAATGGGAGCTGCTTGTAATTTTGCATGGATTAATAGATCTTCTATGACATTTTTAGCTAGACAAGCTTTTTCAAAAGTATTTAATCAATCACCTGATGATTTAGATATGCATGTAATATATGATGTTTCACATAATATAGCAAAAATTGAAgaacattttattaatggCAAGGTACAAAATTTACTTGTACATAGAAAAGGATCAACTAGAGCATTTCCACCCTTTCACCCATTAGTACCTTTAGATTATCAATATTGTGGTCAGCCAATATTAATAGGTGGCACAATGGGAACATATTCATATGTATTAACAGGAACTGAAAAAGCTATGGAAAACACATTTGGATCGACTTGCCACGGAGCAGGAAGAGCTTTAAGTAGAAATAGAAGTAGAAATGCATTATCATATTCTGATGTATTAACTAAattaaaggaaaaaaatatatcaatacGAGTTGCCTCAccaaaattaattatggAAGAAGCACCAGAatcttataaaaatgtttcagAGGTAGTTCAAACATGTCATGACTCAGGAATATCTAATAAGTGCTTTCGTCTAAAACCTGTTGCAGTCATAAAAGGATGatgtaaattttaaaaccaTGCATTTACAGGCTAGCTAATTAATccgttttttatttttaattggaACTACaactttaattttttttaatcatgGGTCATATGTACATAACCATCACACCCACATCACCCCAACATATTTGCCCAAACAGTACAATGTTTGAgatttgtttaattttaataattaaagaagaaaaattaagtaTAGCACTATTGCCCATACATACCCAAAAATGTGTATTCTTTGcgaatatacaaataagcacacacatatatgtaatatggAGTGtctttaattaaattattatatgtgaCTATACATTCACACATTTATCAAAAATCGTATTATATACTTTAAAAtgatttccatttttaatgaaattatttacGCTCTTTTAAAGgtatgtatacatatatttttattattttttttttgtgaacataatgtttatattttggtagtatattttttcaaaaccTTTCACAGATATACACATAAATACGTAAAATTTATCAACATTATAAAACatacttattatttaattaaaattttattcttttttctttcaaaaaaaaatagtatccTCTTAtgtaagaaataaaaaatttatattatttttattaaaaaaataaaaactagctattatatataaaatatgttatagGTAgccaaaaaaatgtgtgtttttttcgttttttttttttttttgtttttcacAAATAGggaacaatatttttttcactctGTCTATTTATCAATATTTAAGGATAAACTACAAATATTCTCTAGCTATATTTACCAATTGATATTATATTGTatcatttttgttttttttatcaagtCATATAAACGTTCTATTCGTTATACACATGCTTATAACTAACTTACAAATAGcgattatataatatatacgcataaataaatattttttttttttggttaGTGTCTGattaacttttttattaacagcAATAATAAAAGCTATAAAAGCAatgtatattaaatttaaaaaaatacaataataaatacagtgtaatattattttccagattttatcatatagaGAAAActtaaaattgtatacataaatttaaGTGTGAAtgtaagtatatataataatacacgtattattcatattaataaacTAACTAATAATACGAAATACTTTTCCACAAGGacgtatatatactttaatatataaatttgtgaaaaaaatataataaaatatcccATGTTATttgaaatttattattcttaatgataaaatacaaattaacaaaattcaaga containing:
- a CDS encoding tRNA-splicing ligase RtcB, putative, translating into MMKHGKSENVFKYIEKTNETNLYRINKGLVPGMNVEGNMYVNERLKLLIDEEINMYQLNKCSTFLPAVIQIANVSTLPGIVKASIALPDVHAGYGFSIGNVAAFDMNNEKAVISPGGVGFDINCGVRLIRTNLFYNDIKDKQEELAQLLFNHIPVGVGSQGFILCNQNNLDDALNLGMDWSVKEGYSWIEDKLNCEDNGRSLYANSDYVSVRAKKRGITQMGTLGAGNHYAEIQIVDEIYDKKSAKLMGIEKKNQVCIMIHSGSRGLGHQIATDALIEMEKIMSKYKINVIDKQLACTPIHSPEGQNYLKAMGAACNFAWINRSSMTFLARQAFSKVFNQSPDDLDMHVIYDVSHNIAKIEEHFINGKVQNLLVHRKGSTRAFPPFHPLVPLDYQYCGQPILIGGTMGTYSYVLTGTEKAMENTFGSTCHGAGRALSRNRSRNALSYSDVLTKLKEKNISIRVASPKLIMEEAPESYKNVSEVVQTCHDSGISNKCFRLKPVAVIKG